A stretch of Carnobacterium iners DNA encodes these proteins:
- a CDS encoding PepSY domain-containing protein, with translation MKKKTRNILIIIVGIAIILGVGAYSFATANINYNKEQSQEIALQRIPGEVTDIETEFEIEDITLEYTFLIIDEENVMQEVTVNSKSGAITGIN, from the coding sequence ATGAAGAAAAAAACAAGAAACATATTGATAATTATAGTTGGGATTGCTATTATTTTAGGGGTTGGTGCATATAGTTTTGCAACCGCAAACATAAATTATAATAAAGAACAATCTCAAGAAATCGCTCTACAAAGAATTCCTGGTGAAGTAACAGATATTGAAACGGAGTTTGAAATTGAAGATATTACGTTGGAGTATACTTTTCTTATAATAGATGAAGAAAACGTCATGCAAGAAGTTACCGTAAATTCAAAAAGTGGTGCGATTACTGGTATCAATTAA
- a CDS encoding transposase gives MHLIAKLHPKISNGARREEDKFNFNKDSGMYCCPQGYQALRKAKRGAKNINNNQTMTYYFDIERCKCCPINESCYKTGAKSKSYSVSILSDLHGQQKKFQTSDYFKEKTKKHYKIEAKNSELKQRHGYGIASSLGLIGMYIQAAIIIFMVNTKRIITLINKK, from the coding sequence ATGCATCTTATTGCAAAGCTTCATCCCAAAATTAGTAATGGAGCACGTCGTGAGGAAGACAAATTCAATTTCAATAAAGATTCTGGTATGTATTGTTGTCCGCAAGGGTATCAAGCACTCCGAAAAGCAAAGAGAGGAGCAAAAAACATAAATAATAATCAGACAATGACTTACTATTTTGATATCGAAAGATGCAAATGTTGTCCAATAAATGAAAGTTGTTATAAAACAGGGGCTAAAAGTAAATCTTATAGTGTTTCAATTCTAAGTGATTTACACGGCCAGCAAAAGAAATTTCAAACTAGCGACTATTTTAAAGAGAAAACAAAGAAACACTATAAAATTGAAGCAAAAAACAGTGAATTAAAACAACGACACGGTTATGGTATAGCGTCATCGTTGGGTCTAATTGGCATGTATATTCAAGCAGCAATTATAATATTTATGGTAAACACAAAGAGAATAATAACACTAATAAATAAAAAATAA
- a CDS encoding type II toxin-antitoxin system Phd/YefM family antitoxin: MSIINPNQARKVFYQLLKDVNETNEPIYISGKNEVSKTVMISKKD, encoded by the coding sequence ATGTCAATTATAAACCCTAACCAAGCTAGAAAAGTCTTTTATCAATTACTAAAAGACGTCAACGAAACCAATGAGCCTATTTATATCTCAGGTAAAAATGAAGTTAGCAAAACTGTTATGATTAGCAAAAAAGATTGA